One Pseudorasbora parva isolate DD20220531a chromosome 8, ASM2467924v1, whole genome shotgun sequence DNA window includes the following coding sequences:
- the LOC137084492 gene encoding uncharacterized protein, with amino-acid sequence MLLMPRPKKRSAIAKRLYAQRCATEAALLPLKKSQAEAALLPLKKSEAEAALLPLKKMATTEVRPLPLKKMAEAAQLPLKISKAEAAQLPLKISRAEVSPLPRKTKKSVLKGSFHQGDARFANSRNRQCGAISLTAVLTSKMKNVLTWTTQDLDGVLVAGTSLYESLRNQEYAESLTGFVDVNEYDEALCGVVMPLDIALQQALLSADAFLLTICANTCAVIKEGTCTIESLYNYINEIAQSFGVREPQFEITGVLVHADVEVSHLLEADGSSFQCSSGPCQTKSIKPDGNCFFRSLAYAICGSEDKHLKVRRAVVKHLKMNASIFERCNKWYRNVEINEQWINSLDELEENVADEIKEQDAVEKSEMENDPEEPQEEDLTYIKEQSGLLSDTCLQPVDIGSEIIDQHFQDVLNVAPAEGNSPVKLLSDKTNEAKCFPVLFPTGGPTFHDEREEKITLSRYLNARILNADGRFARSTDYIFYAQYISELDQIVSNISIALRKGSDKRLLKEVTSDMLTNPESLAKILNYDEGYKFLRPVRGTPPYWQTTQKDLFALIRQLGIPTFFASFSSADLRWPEMINTILKQEGKNVNADELDWSEKCGLIRQNPVTAARMFDYRWHCFLKDVIMSPAQPIGNIKDYFYRVEFQQRGSPHVHCLFWVENAPKLNEDNEDNDALVAAFIDHYITCETPREEDTELYETVKSVQKHSSRHSKTCRQKKTVCRFNFPRPPSSRTFVTRIIRDDLKGDDGNEMASAILKKIKTALTDSEVNFDSTDAFFQSIGINQAVFEKAYKRCSKKKSIVLKRNPKDVWVNQYNKHLLRAWQGNMDIQYVTDAYSVVVYIISYITKAEQEMGLLLQRAQNEAMNGNLEARSALKMLGSVYLHNREISAQEAVYRLTGMHLKECSRKVQFIPIGTDPVKMSLPLRVLQSKEDHFGEESCFWMNSLVDRYKNRPKTDHFDVLCLATFCSEYRILSKSEMSSQNKEKVIKLNNNCGYMIRRTRTEPAVVRYPRFSPTKDPEKYHHSLLQLFLPHYKDCQLKPGHFDTYEDFYNNGAVKCGSNVTKVKCIVEDNRALFEKESAEIDRAQQLLELGVDLEDAWAALCPETEKERHECIELMKNNMLADEDDSDTLIPELVANPQTAFTIETSNATMSRDEALCLLRSLNAKQSTIFYKVRKWCLQKLLGENPEPFQLFITGGAGTGKSHLIKAIYYESSRLLSQMFENPDDRSIILCASTGVAAYNIGAATIHNTLSIGANVKLPYQPLSDDKINSLRSKMGCLQILIIDEVSMVDHHLLSYVHGRLRQIKQTGDYSPFGKVSLIAVGDFYQLPPVKGTPLYADTKGVNLWDNNFEIAELTEVVRQRDVSFAETLNRLRVRKKNEPLSSSDINMLKQRETGEECGDVHIFATNEEVDKYNVQRLHEVCPEAISIHAQDFVRNPKTGRTEPKVGFHTSVFNSCLAKCVSLGVGARIMLKKNVDVSDGLVNGAFGTVVHISISQKQYEDDVENDFPSAIHVEFDDPNVGKIQRSKQQHRFSQNSTVIEVQEDQVTNDGGLRRQFPLRLAWACTVHKVQGLTVDKAVVSLDKIFTSGQAYVALSRVRTINGLIIQNFKESVIYYTLLHEVL; translated from the exons ATGTTGCTG atgCCACGACCAAAGAAGAGGTCTGCAATTGCCAAGAGGCTGTATGCACAACGATGTGCAACAGAGGCTGCACTGCTTCCTCTTAAAAAAAGTCAAGCAGAGGCTGCACTGCTTCCTCTTAAAAAAAGTGAAGCAGAGGCTGCACTGCTTCCTCTTAAAAAAATGGCAACTACAGAGGTTCGGCCGCTTCCTCTTAAAAAAATGGCAGAGGCTGCACAGCTTCCTCTTAAAATAAGTAAAGCAGAGGCTGCACAGCTCCCTCTTAAAATAAGTAGGGCCGAGGTATCGCCACTTCCTCGTAAAACTAAG AAATCAGTGCTGAAAGGCTCCTTTCATCAAGGTGATGCACGATTTGCAAATTCACGCAACAGACAGTGTGGTGCAATCAGTCTGACAGCAGTGTTGACAAGCAAGATGAAGAACGTGCTGACCTGGACGACGCAAGATCTTGATGGTGTCTTGGTGGCAGGAACAAGCCTTTATGAATCTCTAAGAAACCAGG AGTATGCAGAGTCTCTCACTGGATTTGTTGATGTTAATGAGTATGATGAAGCCTTATGTGGTGTGGTCATGCCACTTGATATAGCTCTTCAGCAAGCTCTACTGAGTGCTGATGCTTTCCTCTTAACTATTTGTGCCAACACATGTGCAGTTATTAAGGAGGGCACGTG CACCATAGAATCTTTGTACAACTATATTAATGAGATTGCACAGTCATTTGGGGTACGTGAGCCACAATTTGAGATAACTGGAGTTTTGGTTCATGCAGATGTTGAAGTTTCCCACTTGCTGGAGGCAGATGGCAGCAGTTTTCAGTGCTCTTCAG GTCCGTGTCAGACAAAGAGTATCAAACCAGATGGTAACTGCTTTTTCAGATCTCTGGCATATGCAATATGTGGAAGTGAGGACAAGCATTTAAAGGTTCGGCGTGCAGTTGTCAAACACCTGAAAATGAATGCTTCGATATTTGAGAG ATGCAATAAATGGTACAGAAATGTAGAGATTAATGAACAGTGGATCAACTCTTTGGATGAACTGGAGGAAAATGTTGCTGATGAAATTAAGGAACAAGATGCAGTTGAAAAGAGTGAAATGGAAAATGACCCTGAAGAACCGCAAGAGGAAGACTTGACTTACATTAAAGAGCAAAGTGGTCTTTTGTCAGACACCTGTTTACAACCTGTGGATATTGGTTCGGAAATAATTGATCAGCATTTTCAAGATGTGTTAAATGTGGCACCAGCTGAAGGTAACAGTCCTGTTAAATTACTATCTGATAAAACCAACGAAGCAAAATGTTTCCCAGTTCTGTTTCCAACTGGTGGTCCAACATTTCATGAtgagagagaggaaaaaatcACACTGTCACGATACCTAAATGCACGAATCCTCAATGCAGATGGACGTTTCGCACGGAGCACAGACTATATTTTCTATGCCCAATATATATCGGAGCTGGATCAAATTGTGTCTAACATTTCCATTGCTTTGCGAAAAGGATCAGACAAGAGGTTGTTAAAAGAAGTAACATCAGATATGCTCACAAACCCAGAGTCTTTAGCTAAAATACTGAATTATGATGAAGGATACAAGTTTTTGAGACCAGTCCGTGGAACACCGCCCTATTGGCAAACCACTCAAAAGGACCTTTTTGCACTTATTAGACAACTAGGTATTCCAACTTTCTTTGCATCATTTAGCTCTGCAGATCTCAGATGGCCTGAAATGATCAACACCATTCTAAAGCAAGAAGGGAAAAATGTAAATGCTGATGAACTTGACTGGTCTGAAAAATGTGGACTGATTAGACAAAACCCAGTGACTGCTGCAAGGATGTTTGATTACAGATGGCATTGCTTTTTAAAAGATGTCATTATGTCACCCGCTCAACCTATTGGAAACATCAAAGACTACTTTTATCGTGTAGAGTTTCAACAGCGTGGATCTCCTCATGTTCATTGTCTGTTTTGGGTAGAAAATGCTCCAAAGTTAAATGAAGACAATGAAGACAATGATGCTTTGGTGGCTGCTTTCATAGATCATTACATCACATGTGAGACCCCAAGAGAGGAAGACACTGAATTGTATGAGACTGTCAAAAGTGTTCAAAAGCACAGCAGCAGACATTCTAAGACATGCAGGCAGAAAAAAACAGTTTGTAGATTTAATTTTCCACGACCACCATCTAGCCGCACCTTTGTAACTAGGATTATTCGAGATGATTTGAAAGGTGATGATGGCAATGAGATGGCAAGTgcaattttaaagaaaatcaaaACTGCATTAACAGATTCTGAAGTCAATTTTGATTCAACAGATGCATTTTTTCAATCTATTGGAATTAATCAGGCTGTGTTTGAAAAGGCGTACAAGAGGTGttcaaaaaagaaaagtatTGTCTTGAAACGAAATCCAAAAGATGTTTGGGTAAACCAATATAACAAACATCTATTGCGTGCATGGCAAGGCAACATGGATATCCAGTATGTCACAGATGCTTACTCCGTGGTGGTTTATATTATTAGTTACATCACAAAAGCGGAACAAGAAATGGGATTGTTGTTGCAACGTGCACAAAATGAAGCTATGAATGGAAATCTTGAAGCAAGATCAGCGTTAAAAATGTTGGGAAGTGTATATCTACACAACAGAGAAATTTCTGCACAAGAGGCAGTGTACCGACTAACTGGTATGCACTTGAAAGAATGCTCTCGCAAAGTCCAGTTTATTCCAATTGGAACGGATCCTGTGAAGATGAGTTTGCCTTTGCGTGTACTGCAAAGCAAAGAGGACCATTTTGGTGaagaaagctgtttttggaTGAATAGTCTGGTTGACCGGTACAAGAATAGACCAAAAACAGACCATTTTGACGTTCTTTGTCTTGCCACCTTTTGTTCAGAATACAGGATCTTGTCAAAATCTGAGATGTCTtcacaaaacaaagaaaaggtGATCAAGCTTAACAACAATTGTGGCTATATGATACGAAGAACTCGAACTGAACCTGCAGTAGTAAGGTATCCAAGATTTTCACCAACAAAAGATCCAGAGAAGTACCATCATTCATTGTTACAACTTTTTTTACCACATTACAAAGATTGTCAGCTGAAGCCTGGGCATTTTGACACTTACGAGGATTTCTACAACAATGGTGCTGTGAAATGTGGAAGTAATGTGACCAAAGTAAAATGTATTGTTGAAGATAATCGAGCACTGTTTGAAAAAGAAAGTGCTGAAATAGACCGAGCTCAACAGCTCTTGGAGCTAGGTGTTGATTTGGAAGATGCTTGGGCTGCGTTGTGTCCTGAAACTGAAAAGGAGCGTCATGAATGTATAGAACTAATGAAGAATAACATGCTTGCTGATGAAGACGATTCTGACACACTTATTCCAGAGCTTGTAGCAAACCCTCAAACTGCATTCACAATTGAGACTAGTAATGCTACAATGTCTAGAGATGAAGCATTGTGCTTACTAAGATCATTAAACGCCAAACAATCTACGATATTTTACAAAGTTCGCAAATGGTGTCTACAAAAACTGCTTGGAGAAAACCCTGAACCATTTCAATTGTTTATTACTGGAGGAGCAGGTACAGGAAAAAGTCATTTAATCAAAGCAATATACTATGAATCTTCTAGGCTCTTATCTCAGATGTTTGAAAATCCTGATGATAGGAGTATCATTCTCTGTGCATCAACTGGAGTAGCTGCATACAACATTGGTGCTGCAACCATCCACAACACGTTATCAATTGGGGCTAATGTCAAATTGCCATATCAACCCCTAAGTGATGACAAAATCAATTCTCTGCGTTCCAAAATGGGGTGTTTGCAGATTTTGATTATTGATGAAGTATCCATGGTTGACCACCACCTTTTGTCATATGTTCATGGGCGATTGAGACAAATCAAACAAACTGGTGACTACTCCCCCTTTGGGAAAGTCAGTCTCATAGCTGTAGGAGATTTTTATCAGCTGCCGCCTGTCAAAGGAACTCCTCTCTACGCTGATACTAAAGGAGTGAACCTTTGGGACAATAACTTTGAAATTGCTGAATTAACTGAAGTTGTCAGGCAACGAGACGTATCTTTTGCTGAAACCTTAAACCGTCTGAGAGTTCGTAAAAAAAATGAACCTCTGAGCTCAAGTGACATCAACATGTTGAAGCAACGTGAAACTGGGGAAGAATGTGGTGATGTTCATATATTTGCTACAAATGAAGAGGTTGATAAATACAACGTTCAGAGACTACATGAGGTTTGTCCTGAGGCAATCAGTATTCATGCTCAAGATTTTGTGAGAAATCCAAAAACTGGAAGGACTGAACCAAAAGTTGGATTTCACACAAGTGTTTTCAACTCCTGTTTGGCTAAATGCGTTTCATTGGGTGTTGGAGCAAGAATAATGTTAAAGAAAAATGTTGATGTTTCTGATGGACTTGTCAATGGAGCCTTTGGTACAGTTGTCCACATAAGCATCAGTCAAAAACAGTATGAAGATGATGTTGAGAATGATTTTCCATCAGCTATTCATGTGGAATTTGATGATCCAAATGTGGGTAAAATTCAGAGATCAAAACAACAACATAGATTTTCCCAAAATTCTACAGTGATTGAAGTGCAAGAAGATCAAGTCACAAATGACGGTGGTTTAAGACGTCAATTTCCACTTCGATTGGCTTGGGCATGCACTGTTCACAAAGTTCAAGGACTCACTGTAGATAAAGCCGTTGTATCACTTGACAAGATTTTTACTTCAGGACAAGCATATGTTGCATTGAGTCGTGTGAGAACTATCAATGGACTGATCATTCAAAATTTCAAGGAGTCTGTCATATACT ATACTCTGCTCCATGAAGTCCTATAA